Part of the Pseudobacteriovorax antillogorgiicola genome, ATCGCAACATCGCCGCCTCCTATGGCTTCCCGCGATTTTCACGGGAAGGTGTGCAGTTTGATGCCCACGTTCAAGTCACCGACATTAGCCAAAGGTATATGGATGCCATGGGCTTTGGTGGTGTTGGTTCAGCACTGTGGAGCTATGATATTGGTATTGGAACCTTTCAATACGGACTCATGCTCCTTACCAACCGCCCACCGCGATTCGAGTTTCCAGGGTTTCCCAAAAGTATCACGGCCCCTAAGGTCAGCTTCGAACGAGAAACTCGCCTGCTGACTTTTTTTGGATCTCCAGGCTACCGCCTGAAACTGTCCCTTCTTCCATCTGGATCTTGGGAAAAGACAGTTCTCCAAGGTGAGCTAGGACTCACACAGAACTTGGGCGGCTGGGCAGATTTTACGATTGAAGGATCGATACAAGGGGTAGGCGACCGCGGTTTATCCCAACGTTATAGTTCGACCCTAGATATTCCCCTTGGCTCTAGTGATGAGCAAGGCAGCTTCTTCATCAAGTATCAGTATGGCCTTGATCGCTATGACGACTACGAACTTTGGGGACGCTCAACCACTTTCGGCTTACGGTACCACAGTTTCGGCCTCATCGCCGAACTAGCCTTTAAGATCACCCGCGATCCAAGCCTGGAAGGAGCAATTGAGGGGGACCCCCTCTATGACTAGTTTTGGGGCCCGCCTCGTTACTGCAATTTTA contains:
- a CDS encoding POTRA domain-containing protein, whose product is MFCLALKKNKFLAVLIILAGVLGSPSLATAQNPREFVLASVQVTGSSRLPEHYLAEELKLLPGSKLNPQQLKDAQFKLYGLGLFKSVFLRLEKANAPKTAILHIELVDDPSVIGPWAIGSTFSLTQGEADSKALGQDSSPMGIRTELISRNLFGALHRGRFEIDMDGEGVYRNIAASYGFPRFSREGVQFDAHVQVTDISQRYMDAMGFGGVGSALWSYDIGIGTFQYGLMLLTNRPPRFEFPGFPKSITAPKVSFERETRLLTFFGSPGYRLKLSLLPSGSWEKTVLQGELGLTQNLGGWADFTIEGSIQGVGDRGLSQRYSSTLDIPLGSSDEQGSFFIKYQYGLDRYDDYELWGRSTTFGLRYHSFGLIAELAFKITRDPSLEGAIEGDPLYD